In the Oryzias latipes chromosome 23, ASM223467v1 genome, one interval contains:
- the LOC101167334 gene encoding synaptophysin-like protein 1, whose amino-acid sequence MMTGFRLNLSPLKEPLGFIKLVEWLTAIFAFGTCAGFSGRNTVSLFCGDGRNDTLSANFHYPFRLSLVPLIEGNTTLCNHTVGTTYLVGDASSAVEFFVGVGTVCFLYSMAALLVYLGYMHVYKDSDFGPILDFVITAILVFLWLVCSSAWAKGLQNVKDATNTDGIDATVAVCKGSNVTCAVTEFANMRTLNLSVVFGYLNMLVWAANAWFVYKETRWHSQKFASQSGPGRQQVPAPI is encoded by the exons CTCACGGCCATATTTGCTTTTGGAACCTGCGCCGGATTCTCAGGGAGGAACACCGTATCTCTTTTCTGCGGCGACGGCAGGAACGACACACTCAGTGCTAACTTTCACTACCCATTCAG GTTGAGTCTGGTCCCCCTCATTGAGGGAAACACCACCCTCTGCAACCACACCGTTGGTACGACGTACCTGGTGGGAGACGCCTCCTCTGCGGTGGAGTTCTTCGTGGGAGTTGGCACCGTCTGCTTCCTGTACAGCATGGCTGCTCTCCTGGTGTACTTAGGCTACATGCATGTCTATAAGGACTCTGACTTTGGACCTATTTTA gatTTTGTGATCACAGCGATCCTGGTCTTCCTGTGGCTGGTGTGTTCTTCTGCCTGGGCAAAGGGCTTGCAGAATGTGAAAGATGCCACGAATACTGACGGTATAGATGCAACTGTAGCAGTCTGCAAAGGCAGCAACGTCACCTGTGCCGTCACCGAGTTTGCCAACATGCGGACTCTCAACCTCTCTGTG GTTTTTGGCTACCTCAACATGCTTGTGTGGGCGGCCAATGCTTGGTTTGTCTACAAGGAGACGCGCTGGCATTCCCAGAAGTTCGCTTCCCAATCCGGACCCGGACGGCAACAAGTCCCCGCACCAATCTAG